Proteins encoded in a region of the Vicia villosa cultivar HV-30 ecotype Madison, WI linkage group LG5, Vvil1.0, whole genome shotgun sequence genome:
- the LOC131603241 gene encoding zeatin O-glucosyltransferase-like, protein MAFSYETSPMASNYNTHKKFLNNGTKLIHQTQVVIVIVPFPAQGHLNQLLHLSRLISSYNLPIHFVGTTQHNRQAIVRVQGWDPKSISKNIHIHDFKVPTFISPPPNPNAKSKFPSHLFPSFQASSNLREHVATLLQSLSSVAKRVVVIYDSLMASCVQDAIHIKNCETYTFHSVSAFTMFLYFWDLMGKPEVKNSKSIIPEKIPSLEGCFTTQFIDFITSQYEFHKFSNGIIYNTTRVIEKPYLELIESMISNKTHWALGPFNPLCIERKSNNNKGRHFSLEWLDKQKGNSVIYVSFGTTTAFKEEQIIELAKGLEQSEQKFIWVLREADRGDVFNEDGVRRVIELPKGFEERVEAKGVGLILRDWAPQLEILSHDSIGGFMSHCGWNSCMESLTMGVPIATWPMHSDQPRNRVLVTEILKVGLVVKDWAHRDELVMACVVEDVVRKLMATKEGDEMRQNAMNLKNEILESMDENGVSRMELDSFIAHVTR, encoded by the coding sequence ATGGCTTTTAGCTACGAAACTTCACCCATGGCTTCCAACTACAACACCCACAAAAAATTCCTCAACAATGGCACAAAACTCATCCACCAAACCCAAGTAGTCATAGTGATCGTCCCTTTCCCAGCACAAGGCCATCTCAACCAACTCCTCCACCTCTCCCGTCTCATTTCATCCTACAACTTACCAATCCATTTCGTCGGCACAACACAACACAATCGTCAAGCCATAGTTCGTGTCCAAGGTTGGGACCCAAAATCGATTTCCAAAAACATTCACATTCATgacttcaaagttccaacctttatCTCACCTCCTCCAAACCCAAATGCAAAATCTAAATTCCCATCTcatctttttccttcttttcaagCTTCTTCTAATCTCCGTGAACATGTGGCTACGCTTTTGCAGTCACTTTCTTCCGTAGCTAAAAGGGTTGTTGTCATTTATGACTCCCTTATGGCCTCTTGTGTACAAGATGCTATTCATATTAAAAACTGTGAAACTTACACTTTTCATAGTGTTTCTGCTTTTACCATGTTTTTGTACTTTTGGGATTTAATGGGAAAGCCTGAAGTGAAAAATTCCAAAAGCATCATTCCTGAAAAAATCCCTTCTTTAGAAGGATGCTTCACTACCCAATTCATAGATTTCATTACTTCACAATATGAGTTTCATAAATTCAGCAATGGAATAATCTACAACACAACAAGGGTAATTGAGAAGCCTTATTTGGAGTTAATAGAAAGCATGATTAGTAACAAAACTCATTGGGCTTTAGGCCCATTTAACCCTTTATGTATTGAGAGAAAAAGCAACAACAATAAAGGTAGGCACTTTAGCTTGGAGTGGCTTGATAAGCAAAAGGGTAATTCAGTCATTTATGTATCTTTTGGTACCACAACAGCTTTCAAAGAGGAACAAATCATAGAGCTTGCAAAAGGGTTGGAACAAAGTGAACAAAAGTTTATTTGGGTTTTAAGAGAAGCTGATAGAGGTGATGTTTTCAATGAAGATGGTGTTAGAAGAGTTATTGAGTTACCAAAAGGGTTTGAAGAGAGGGTAGAGGCTAAAGGTGTTGGACTAATTTTGAGGGATTGGGCCCCACAGTTGGAGATTCTAAGTCATGATTCAATTGGGGGGTTTATGAGTCATTGTGGATGGAATTCTTGTATGGAGAGTTTAACTATGGGGGTGCCAATAGCAACATGGCCTATGCATTCTGATCAACCTAGGAACAGGGTTTTGGTGACTGAAATCCTTAAAGTTGGTTTGGTTGTGAAGGATTGGGCTCATAGAGATGAGTTGGTGATGGCTTGTGTTGTAGAGGATGTTGTGAGAAAGTTGATGGCAACAAAGGAAGGTGATGAAATGAGGCAAAATGCAATGAATTTGAAAAATGAAATTCTTGAGTCAATGGATGAAAATGGTGTTTCTCGTATGGAATTGGATTCCTTCATTGCCCATGTGACTAGATAG